One window of Chryseobacterium sp. JJR-5R genomic DNA carries:
- a CDS encoding GMC family oxidoreductase: MYDIIIIGSGAGGATMAYQLADSGKKILIVERGGYVPVEKENWDSTEVFRKNRYTTTDEWLDKHGKPFRPGMHYNVGGNTKFYGAALFRLREEDFKEIQHYGGTSPAWPIQYEDLKGYYLEAEKLFYVHGKRGSDPTEPSDSEPYPYEALPHEPRIQEIFDELTRYGLKPFELPVGVNFTPHPATNAPYILDRFDGFPDAAERKGDAHLCSLSKALEHPNVELMINTKVLKLMTDDEGKKISEVMVEQDGETKTLKAGYVVLSAGAINSAALLLQSSSEKFPDGLANSSGQVGRNYMFHQNTALVALYTEPNYTRFGKTFGINDFYHANRGYEFPLGHIQMLGKSDEHQISADSPVPAPGFTFELMARHAVDFWLTSEDLPDPENRVTVEENGQIRISYTPNNTKGHELLKDELIKALKASGKFNSFFFKGIYFSKGMDIASPAHQNGTTRMGTDPQNSVVDTYCKAHDLDNLYIVDGGFFVSSGAVNPALTIIAMALRVGGHLKKHVLAS, translated from the coding sequence ATGTATGACATTATCATTATAGGAAGCGGAGCCGGAGGCGCTACCATGGCTTATCAGCTGGCAGACAGCGGAAAGAAAATTTTAATTGTAGAAAGAGGGGGATATGTTCCCGTAGAAAAAGAAAACTGGGATTCAACAGAAGTATTCCGTAAAAACCGGTATACCACAACCGACGAATGGCTGGATAAGCACGGGAAACCCTTCCGGCCGGGGATGCACTATAATGTAGGCGGAAATACCAAATTCTACGGTGCGGCTTTATTCAGGTTAAGGGAAGAGGATTTTAAAGAAATACAGCATTATGGGGGCACATCACCGGCATGGCCCATTCAGTATGAAGATCTGAAAGGCTATTATCTCGAAGCCGAAAAGCTGTTCTATGTGCACGGTAAAAGAGGGTCGGATCCTACCGAGCCTTCAGATTCGGAACCGTACCCTTACGAAGCTCTGCCTCATGAACCCCGGATTCAGGAAATTTTTGATGAACTTACCAGATACGGACTGAAGCCCTTTGAGCTTCCGGTCGGGGTTAATTTTACGCCGCACCCTGCAACTAATGCACCTTATATTTTAGACCGCTTTGACGGATTTCCTGATGCTGCAGAAAGGAAGGGTGATGCCCATCTCTGTTCATTGTCCAAAGCACTGGAACATCCTAATGTAGAACTGATGATCAATACCAAAGTCCTGAAACTGATGACAGATGATGAAGGGAAAAAGATTTCGGAAGTAATGGTAGAACAGGACGGGGAAACGAAAACCCTGAAGGCAGGGTATGTTGTACTGTCGGCAGGAGCCATCAACTCCGCGGCATTGCTGTTGCAGAGCAGCAGCGAAAAATTTCCCGACGGGCTGGCTAATTCATCCGGCCAGGTAGGAAGGAATTATATGTTCCACCAGAATACAGCCTTGGTGGCACTCTATACCGAGCCCAATTATACCAGGTTCGGGAAAACATTCGGGATCAATGATTTTTACCATGCGAACCGGGGCTATGAATTTCCGCTGGGACATATCCAGATGCTCGGGAAATCAGACGAACACCAGATCAGCGCAGACAGCCCGGTTCCGGCACCCGGCTTTACTTTTGAACTGATGGCTAGACATGCCGTGGATTTCTGGCTGACCTCCGAGGACCTTCCGGATCCTGAAAACAGGGTGACGGTGGAAGAAAACGGGCAGATCAGGATCAGCTATACCCCAAATAATACCAAAGGCCATGAACTGCTTAAAGATGAACTCATTAAAGCGTTGAAAGCTTCGGGCAAATTCAATTCGTTTTTCTTTAAAGGCATTTATTTTAGCAAAGGGATGGACATCGCTTCACCGGCCCATCAGAACGGGACCACCAGAATGGGAACAGATCCGCAAAATTCAGTAGTAGACACGTATTGTAAAGCCCATGACTTGGATAATCTGTATATCGTAGACGGCGGTTTCTTCGTTTCCAGCGGTGCTGTGAATCCGGCGCTTACCATTATTGCAATGGCCCTCAGGGTAGGGGGGCATCTTAAAAAACATGTTCTGGCCTCATGA
- a CDS encoding pirin family protein has product MKTVYHKADSRGHADHGWLNSYHTFSFANYQNRDRNNFGVLRVLNDDTVSQGMGFGTHPHRDMEIISIPLEGDLEHKDSMGTTAVIRKGEIQVMSAGTGVMHSEYNKNKDEAVKFLQIWVFPRIQGVEPRYDQKSIKEGAKINGFQQILSPDRDDDGVWVNQDAWFNLANFTEGNGKNYMLNKKGNGVYAFVLKGTAKIGDRVLREKDGLGIWDTQSFNIEAVEDTEVLLMEVPMELPDYLK; this is encoded by the coding sequence ATGAAAACAGTATATCATAAAGCCGATTCAAGAGGCCATGCCGATCACGGATGGCTAAATAGTTACCATACATTCAGTTTTGCCAATTACCAGAACAGGGACAGGAATAATTTCGGTGTGTTAAGGGTGTTGAATGACGATACGGTTTCTCAGGGAATGGGATTCGGGACGCATCCTCACAGAGACATGGAAATCATCTCCATCCCGTTGGAAGGCGATCTGGAACATAAAGATTCCATGGGAACCACTGCGGTGATCAGGAAAGGTGAAATCCAGGTGATGAGTGCCGGGACAGGCGTAATGCACAGCGAATACAATAAGAACAAAGATGAAGCGGTAAAGTTTTTACAGATCTGGGTCTTCCCGAGGATACAGGGCGTAGAGCCGAGATATGATCAGAAAAGCATCAAAGAAGGAGCAAAGATCAACGGTTTCCAGCAGATTCTTTCACCCGACCGGGATGATGACGGCGTATGGGTCAATCAGGATGCCTGGTTTAACCTGGCTAATTTTACCGAAGGAAACGGCAAAAACTATATGCTGAACAAAAAAGGGAACGGGGTGTATGCTTTTGTTTTAAAAGGAACCGCTAAAATAGGTGACCGCGTCCTCCGTGAAAAAGACGGCTTGGGAATATGGGATACGCAGAGTTTTAACATTGAAGCGGTAGAAGATACGGAAGTCCTTCTGATGGAAGTTCCGATGGAATTGCCGGATTATTTAAAATAA
- a CDS encoding MFS transporter: MEDKYTEARITGRKKPNLSMAQIINMSMGFLGIQMAFGLQNGNASRILANFGADVHELSWFWLVAPVTGLIVQPIIGHLGDNTWSPLGRRKPYFLIGAVLCAIGLVMLPNAASATQMMAANVLLLAVIFLAMMDASINVAMEPFRALVGDMLPKHQGTLGFSVQTILIGIGAVIGSYMPDWLTRLGVSNTAPEGFVADNVIYSFYAGAILLLLTILYTIFTTREYSPREFAEFANENPGTVHVSKFSDIFKDFARIPNQMKRLGAVQFFSWFALFTMWVFTTSALATHHFGLSPEDTHSKAFNNAGDLTGKLFGMYNLWAIPFAFLLTPLAKAIGKKQTHALALLCGGIGLISMYFIKDTGLLWISMIGLGFAWASILAMPYAMLIEVIPQKKMGVYMGIFNFFIVIPQIINGIFGGPVVSRFFGNYAMDYIVVGGICMMAAALITMVFIRPDDETPEEIEGEIKQVHF, from the coding sequence ATGGAAGATAAATATACTGAAGCCCGGATTACGGGGAGGAAAAAACCAAATCTCTCCATGGCTCAGATCATCAACATGAGCATGGGGTTTCTGGGCATCCAGATGGCTTTCGGGCTGCAGAACGGAAACGCAAGCCGTATCCTGGCCAATTTCGGAGCTGATGTTCATGAGCTCTCGTGGTTCTGGCTGGTCGCGCCGGTTACCGGGCTGATTGTTCAGCCGATTATCGGTCATTTGGGAGACAATACCTGGAGCCCGCTCGGAAGAAGGAAGCCGTATTTCCTGATCGGGGCCGTTTTATGTGCCATCGGGTTGGTCATGCTGCCGAATGCCGCCTCTGCTACCCAGATGATGGCTGCCAATGTACTGCTTCTGGCCGTGATTTTCCTGGCGATGATGGATGCATCCATTAATGTTGCAATGGAACCCTTTCGGGCACTTGTGGGAGATATGCTCCCCAAACACCAGGGGACATTAGGATTTTCGGTGCAGACGATCTTAATCGGGATCGGTGCTGTGATCGGTTCCTATATGCCGGACTGGTTAACACGGCTGGGAGTTTCCAATACGGCACCTGAAGGATTCGTAGCCGATAACGTGATCTATTCCTTTTATGCCGGAGCAATCCTGCTTCTGCTGACCATTTTATATACCATCTTTACAACCAGAGAATATTCTCCCCGTGAGTTTGCCGAATTTGCCAATGAGAATCCGGGAACCGTGCATGTTTCTAAATTTTCAGACATCTTTAAGGATTTTGCACGTATCCCGAACCAGATGAAAAGGCTGGGCGCCGTACAGTTTTTCTCGTGGTTTGCCCTGTTTACCATGTGGGTATTTACCACCAGTGCGCTGGCCACTCATCATTTCGGACTTTCACCGGAAGATACGCATTCAAAGGCTTTTAACAATGCCGGAGACCTTACCGGAAAACTGTTCGGGATGTACAACCTCTGGGCAATCCCGTTTGCCTTTCTTCTCACCCCGCTGGCAAAAGCAATAGGGAAGAAACAGACCCATGCTTTAGCCCTTTTATGTGGCGGAATCGGCTTAATCTCAATGTATTTCATAAAAGATACCGGTTTACTCTGGATCTCTATGATTGGGCTGGGCTTTGCCTGGGCAAGTATCTTAGCGATGCCATATGCCATGCTGATTGAAGTCATTCCACAGAAAAAAATGGGCGTTTATATGGGTATCTTCAACTTCTTTATTGTTATTCCGCAGATCATTAACGGAATTTTCGGAGGACCTGTGGTCAGCCGTTTTTTCGGGAATTATGCAATGGATTATATTGTGGTGGGAGGCATATGCATGATGGCCGCCGCCCTTATTACCATGGTTTTTATCAGACCAGATGATGAAACCCCGGAAGAAATTGAAGGAGAAATCAAACAGGTGCACTTTTAA
- a CDS encoding glycoside hydrolase family 13 protein, with product MKKIYVIFACTVASAAFSQTKTLEKVEPAFWWKGMKNPELQILVYGKNIADQEIELSDGVKISSIQKVENPNYVFITVNTNEINVPKFKISTRQGRKNTGSYTYELKERNPGSAARASFTSKDVMYLIMPDRFANGDEKNDSRPELTEKANRSLPNGRHGGDLRGIINNLDYLQNLGATAVWLTPVNEDNEKVYSYHGYAQTDLYKIDGRYGTNEDYRELSRELNKRNMKLVMDYVTNHWGISHWIIKDLPTKDWIHWFNDGKDGFKRSNYKITSQFDTNAADSDKRVALDGWFDTTMPDINQKNPLVLKYLTQNAIWWIEYAELGGFRVDTYPYNDKEAMAKWAKAITDEYPQFNIVGETWLNTAGHISAWQKDSKTGEAAKYNSNLPSVMDFMLYGNMPKALKENQGWDTGMMKIYDGLSSDFLYPDINNILVFFENHDTERWNEIFNADPKAYQLGLTLLSTVRGIPQLYYGTEVGMRGDKNKGGDADIRRDFPGGWKSDPQNAFNVSAQTPEQKEFYQFTRKMLNWRKSKEVIHTGKTKNYIPQDNVFVYFRYNGQESVMVVLNNNESEQKIDLARFAESLNGFSKGREIISGKEVSLQNSFTVPAKTPMVIELVK from the coding sequence ATGAAAAAAATATATGTAATTTTTGCGTGTACCGTTGCGTCCGCTGCCTTTTCCCAGACCAAAACCCTGGAAAAAGTAGAACCGGCCTTTTGGTGGAAAGGCATGAAGAACCCTGAACTTCAGATCCTGGTGTATGGAAAAAATATTGCGGATCAGGAAATTGAGCTTTCAGACGGAGTGAAAATCAGCAGTATCCAGAAAGTTGAAAACCCGAACTATGTTTTTATTACGGTAAATACCAATGAAATCAATGTCCCGAAATTTAAGATCAGTACCAGACAGGGCAGGAAAAATACAGGTTCATACACCTATGAACTGAAAGAGAGAAACCCGGGTTCTGCAGCCCGCGCATCATTCACTTCAAAAGACGTCATGTACCTCATCATGCCCGACCGTTTTGCCAACGGTGATGAAAAAAATGATTCAAGGCCGGAGCTTACCGAAAAAGCCAACCGCAGCCTTCCCAACGGACGTCATGGAGGAGATTTGCGAGGAATCATCAATAACTTAGACTATCTTCAAAATCTCGGAGCGACGGCAGTCTGGCTGACCCCGGTAAACGAGGATAATGAAAAAGTATATTCCTACCACGGATATGCCCAGACTGATCTCTATAAAATTGACGGCCGTTACGGAACCAATGAAGACTACCGTGAACTTTCCCGTGAACTCAATAAAAGGAATATGAAGCTGGTGATGGATTATGTTACCAACCACTGGGGGATTTCCCACTGGATTATCAAAGATCTCCCGACAAAAGACTGGATTCACTGGTTCAATGACGGAAAAGACGGTTTTAAACGTTCCAATTACAAGATCACCTCACAGTTTGATACCAATGCTGCCGACAGCGATAAAAGGGTAGCGCTGGACGGTTGGTTTGATACTACGATGCCTGATATCAACCAGAAAAATCCGCTGGTCTTAAAATACCTGACCCAAAATGCCATCTGGTGGATTGAATACGCGGAACTCGGCGGCTTCCGTGTAGATACTTACCCATATAATGACAAAGAAGCCATGGCAAAATGGGCAAAAGCGATTACCGATGAGTATCCGCAGTTCAATATTGTAGGCGAAACTTGGCTGAATACTGCCGGGCATATTTCAGCCTGGCAGAAAGATTCCAAAACAGGGGAAGCCGCGAAATATAACTCCAACCTGCCTTCCGTGATGGATTTCATGCTGTACGGGAACATGCCGAAAGCCCTGAAAGAAAACCAGGGCTGGGATACCGGAATGATGAAAATTTATGACGGGCTTTCAAGTGATTTCCTGTACCCAGACATCAACAATATACTCGTATTCTTTGAAAACCATGATACCGAAAGATGGAATGAAATTTTTAATGCTGATCCGAAAGCCTATCAGCTCGGATTAACGCTTCTTTCAACCGTCCGCGGGATTCCGCAGCTTTATTACGGAACGGAAGTGGGCATGAGAGGAGACAAAAATAAAGGCGGCGATGCCGATATCCGCAGGGATTTTCCCGGAGGCTGGAAGTCGGATCCGCAGAATGCATTCAATGTTTCCGCACAAACGCCTGAACAGAAAGAATTTTATCAGTTCACCCGCAAAATGCTGAACTGGAGAAAAAGCAAAGAGGTGATCCATACCGGAAAAACCAAAAATTATATTCCGCAGGATAATGTATTCGTCTATTTCAGGTACAACGGCCAGGAAAGCGTCATGGTGGTTCTGAACAATAATGAAAGCGAACAGAAAATAGATCTGGCCCGTTTTGCAGAATCGCTGAACGGATTTTCAAAAGGAAGAGAAATCATTTCCGGTAAAGAAGTGTCACTGCAGAATTCATTTACAGTGCCGGCAAAAACCCCGATGGTAATTGAATTGGTTAAATAA
- a CDS encoding nuclear transport factor 2 family protein, with amino-acid sequence MKKITLFFAVFIFILNCTSVSAQGSSGKDKAEIGTMLDSFNTAAAKADFNAYFSYFAEESTFIGTDASEVWDKQAFKVWAKPYFDKKTTWNFTSLKRNIHFSKDGKLAWFDELLDTQMKICRGSGVLEKVGGQWKIRQYVLSMTVPNEVVDKVVAEKASAEDVVIQKLKTK; translated from the coding sequence ATGAAAAAAATAACCTTATTCTTTGCAGTCTTCATTTTTATCCTGAACTGCACGTCTGTTTCGGCACAGGGAAGTTCCGGAAAAGACAAAGCGGAGATCGGCACGATGCTCGACAGCTTCAATACGGCCGCAGCCAAAGCGGATTTCAATGCCTATTTCAGCTATTTCGCTGAAGAATCCACTTTTATCGGGACCGATGCTTCTGAAGTCTGGGACAAACAGGCATTTAAAGTCTGGGCTAAGCCTTATTTTGATAAAAAAACCACATGGAACTTTACCTCACTCAAAAGGAATATCCATTTCAGCAAAGACGGTAAGCTGGCCTGGTTTGATGAGCTGCTGGATACCCAGATGAAGATCTGCCGCGGTTCAGGGGTGCTGGAAAAAGTCGGCGGGCAATGGAAAATCAGGCAGTATGTGCTTTCTATGACCGTTCCTAATGAGGTGGTGGACAAAGTAGTGGCAGAAAAAGCATCGGCTGAAGATGTGGTAATTCAAAAATTAAAAACAAAATAA
- a CDS encoding bile acid:sodium symporter family protein has product MLITKMFSRQNLFLFLLAVMVLMAKLIPFHESYNRYFNLSAFIDWGIAGIFLLYGLKLDLKEVVKDIANWKLHVLIQSGTFILFPLLVLLFYPLVKDSGYVSIWLSVFFLACLPSTVSSSVVMVSIAKGNVTSAIFNASVSGLIGIVMTPLLMSFFLVPAEGSGHQGEIIQQLLIKVLLPIILGILLNPFLKKWVTRFSSAIAEFDRLIILLIVYESFSAAFTENIFASVPALVFLILAFSVVFLFFTVYHILGFIARKMNFRAEDRITATFCGSKKSLVHGSLFLLVLGIPDDQKVLFLLPVMVYHSFQLFYVSWLANKIAKRTPDVEVYESI; this is encoded by the coding sequence ATGTTGATAACTAAAATGTTTAGCAGGCAGAATCTTTTTCTTTTTCTGTTGGCTGTCATGGTGCTGATGGCAAAGCTTATCCCGTTCCACGAATCCTACAATCGGTATTTTAACCTTTCTGCTTTTATAGACTGGGGCATTGCAGGGATCTTCCTGCTGTACGGGCTTAAGCTGGATTTAAAAGAAGTGGTGAAAGATATTGCCAACTGGAAGCTGCATGTGCTTATCCAGTCCGGTACCTTTATCCTGTTTCCGCTGCTGGTACTGCTTTTTTATCCTTTGGTAAAGGATTCCGGATATGTCAGTATCTGGCTCTCCGTGTTTTTTCTGGCTTGCCTGCCTTCTACCGTTTCATCTTCTGTGGTAATGGTTTCCATTGCTAAAGGAAACGTGACTTCAGCAATTTTCAATGCCTCTGTTTCAGGGCTGATAGGGATTGTCATGACACCCTTACTGATGAGCTTTTTCCTGGTTCCGGCTGAAGGTTCCGGCCATCAGGGTGAAATCATACAGCAGCTGCTCATCAAAGTATTGCTGCCAATTATCCTGGGAATCCTGCTGAATCCTTTTCTCAAAAAATGGGTAACCCGGTTTTCCTCAGCCATTGCAGAATTTGACCGGCTGATTATCCTGCTGATTGTCTATGAAAGTTTTTCTGCCGCTTTCACAGAAAATATCTTTGCTTCAGTGCCTGCTTTGGTATTTCTGATCCTGGCATTCAGTGTGGTGTTCCTGTTTTTTACCGTGTACCATATCCTGGGATTCATCGCCCGGAAAATGAATTTCAGAGCTGAAGACCGGATCACGGCAACCTTCTGCGGTTCCAAAAAATCCCTGGTTCACGGAAGCCTTTTCCTTTTGGTGCTGGGGATTCCGGATGATCAGAAAGTGCTGTTCCTGCTGCCGGTTATGGTGTACCACAGTTTCCAGCTGTTCTATGTAAGCTGGCTGGCCAATAAAATAGCAAAAAGAACCCCGGATGTTGAAGTATACGAATCTATTTGA
- a CDS encoding NAD(P)H-dependent oxidoreductase, with the protein MKILAIAGSNSDTSINRQLVSYAASLIENAEVEIVDMNDFEMPIYKHQKEVESGVPQQAVDFAAKIDNANVLLISLSEHNGTYSSAFKNVFDWTSRIKNRAVWNEVPMLLMATAPGARGGAGVLEAASKRFPLHGGNIIDTFSLPFFNDNFDKEAQKISNEEKDNELKEKTRKISAIESILEK; encoded by the coding sequence ATGAAAATTTTAGCCATAGCAGGAAGTAATTCCGATACTTCAATCAACAGACAGCTGGTTTCTTACGCTGCTTCACTCATTGAAAATGCAGAAGTGGAAATCGTGGATATGAATGATTTCGAAATGCCGATTTATAAGCACCAGAAGGAAGTGGAAAGCGGTGTGCCACAGCAGGCTGTTGATTTTGCTGCCAAAATAGACAACGCTAACGTCCTTCTGATTTCCCTGTCTGAACATAACGGAACCTATTCTTCAGCCTTTAAAAATGTATTCGACTGGACGTCAAGAATAAAAAACCGCGCTGTATGGAATGAAGTGCCGATGCTTTTAATGGCCACGGCACCCGGAGCAAGAGGAGGCGCAGGCGTGCTGGAGGCAGCTTCCAAGCGTTTCCCGCTGCACGGGGGAAATATCATAGATACTTTCTCGCTGCCCTTCTTCAATGATAACTTTGATAAAGAGGCACAGAAAATCTCCAATGAGGAAAAAGACAATGAATTAAAAGAGAAAACCCGGAAAATTTCCGCCATTGAATCTATCCTTGAAAAATAA
- the purN gene encoding phosphoribosylglycinamide formyltransferase, producing the protein MKNIVVLVSGSGTNLQRIIDTIDNGEIRDAKVTLVVADRECYGLERAKNHNIENILIPRGKNFSSELGRIIPENTDLIVLAGFLSILKPEFCENWTGKIINIHPALLPKFGGKGMWGHHVHHAVIEAGEKESGATVHFVTPGIDEGEAILQKSFAVTGDDTPETVAEKVHLIEYEIFPKAINKVLNNII; encoded by the coding sequence ATGAAAAACATCGTTGTACTCGTTTCAGGTTCGGGAACCAATCTCCAGAGAATTATTGATACCATTGATAATGGCGAAATCCGGGATGCAAAAGTAACCCTGGTAGTGGCAGACCGTGAATGTTACGGGCTGGAAAGGGCCAAAAACCACAACATAGAAAATATCCTCATTCCCAGAGGCAAAAACTTCAGCAGCGAACTGGGCAGAATAATCCCTGAAAATACGGACTTAATTGTACTGGCAGGGTTTCTATCGATTTTAAAGCCTGAATTCTGTGAAAACTGGACCGGCAAGATCATCAATATCCATCCTGCACTGCTCCCGAAATTCGGAGGAAAAGGAATGTGGGGGCACCATGTTCATCATGCGGTGATTGAAGCGGGAGAAAAAGAAAGCGGCGCAACCGTACATTTCGTAACGCCGGGAATTGATGAAGGGGAAGCTATTCTCCAGAAATCATTTGCCGTAACAGGAGACGATACGCCTGAGACCGTAGCAGAAAAAGTTCACCTGATTGAATATGAAATTTTTCCAAAGGCAATCAATAAGGTATTGAATAATATAATATAA
- the purM gene encoding phosphoribosylformylglycinamidine cyclo-ligase, protein MSNTYKSAGVDKEEGYKTVDKIKKAVGETHNANVLNHLGSFGAFYEIGGYKNPVLVSGTDGVGTKLKVALDSKKYDSIGVDCFAMCANDILCHGAKPLFFLDYLACGKLDSEIAAEIVLGMVAACKDNNCALIGGETAEMPGMYQPGDYDVAGFCVGIVEKDQIIDGSKIKAGNKIIALPSSGFHSNGFSLVRKIFPDFNEEFEGKPLYETLLVPTRLYYKDIHKVLEEVEVAGIAHITGGGLYENIPRIIGEGLCASIDASKIQIPSVMLELEKRGSIAREEMFGTFNMGIGMIVVVDAEHAEKVLHLLDDAYEIGEITEGSEKINLKF, encoded by the coding sequence ATGAGCAACACATACAAATCAGCAGGCGTAGATAAAGAAGAAGGGTACAAAACCGTTGATAAGATCAAAAAGGCAGTTGGTGAAACCCACAACGCCAATGTATTGAATCATTTGGGGAGCTTCGGGGCTTTCTATGAAATCGGAGGGTATAAAAATCCCGTTCTGGTTTCTGGAACCGATGGAGTAGGAACAAAACTAAAGGTCGCTTTAGACTCTAAAAAATATGATTCTATCGGGGTAGACTGTTTTGCCATGTGTGCCAATGACATTCTTTGCCACGGTGCAAAACCGTTGTTTTTCCTGGACTACCTGGCTTGCGGAAAGCTGGATTCTGAAATTGCAGCTGAAATTGTGTTGGGGATGGTGGCTGCCTGTAAGGATAACAACTGCGCTTTGATCGGTGGTGAAACCGCTGAAATGCCGGGGATGTACCAGCCGGGAGATTATGACGTTGCCGGATTCTGTGTAGGGATTGTTGAAAAAGACCAGATTATTGACGGTTCTAAAATTAAAGCCGGAAATAAAATCATTGCACTGCCAAGTTCAGGTTTCCATTCCAACGGATTCTCTCTCGTAAGAAAGATATTCCCTGATTTCAATGAAGAATTTGAAGGCAAACCATTGTATGAAACCCTTCTGGTTCCTACCAGATTATACTATAAAGATATCCATAAAGTCCTTGAAGAAGTTGAAGTGGCCGGGATTGCCCACATCACAGGAGGCGGATTGTACGAAAACATTCCAAGAATTATCGGTGAAGGATTATGTGCCTCTATTGATGCTTCCAAAATTCAGATCCCAAGTGTTATGCTTGAGCTGGAAAAAAGAGGCAGCATTGCCCGTGAAGAAATGTTCGGGACCTTTAATATGGGTATCGGAATGATCGTAGTAGTAGACGCAGAGCACGCAGAAAAAGTACTGCACCTTTTAGACGACGCCTACGAAATCGGGGAAATTACGGAAGGAAGCGAAAAGATAAACTTAAAATTCTAA
- a CDS encoding MFS transporter codes for MSSQMAKTGIVFLLAFITGVNFVVFPALGTAFTDPSVFGLSSLQFGNLFLPQVACIIISCLAAPFLVNKSGPKIVLATGIALMLTATAGLWGMQFLMKEKEMLFPVLMVLVACAGSGFGLSITTLNPLAASLFKSNPSSAILILQFLVGLGTSASPLMMNLAGDVRHWMYVPGIIVVAVSILFTVFLFIRLPAETLFKLPERFSVPRRLWAFFGIIVLYGCIEGTFGSFGTVILKSRGLDNAGASLGLSLFWGGIAVNRLLFGIFMRKYELSLLFLLSPVAVGLIIGLLLFFSGAGAILSLMFAAGFFMGSLFPGAIGWGTVEFPTLSVMVSGFLMAANQIGTGVVTNVLGRFSDRTSLILQILITLAVMICALLFVLKRNSKIKEAF; via the coding sequence ATGAGTTCACAAATGGCGAAAACAGGAATTGTCTTTTTACTGGCTTTCATAACCGGGGTCAACTTTGTGGTTTTCCCTGCTTTGGGCACGGCATTTACAGATCCTTCGGTGTTTGGGCTTTCATCATTACAATTCGGGAACCTTTTTTTGCCGCAGGTAGCCTGCATCATCATTTCATGCCTTGCCGCTCCGTTTCTCGTCAATAAGTCAGGCCCTAAAATAGTCCTGGCGACAGGAATTGCATTGATGCTGACTGCTACTGCGGGTTTATGGGGAATGCAGTTTTTAATGAAGGAAAAAGAGATGCTTTTTCCCGTACTCATGGTTCTGGTTGCATGTGCCGGTTCCGGTTTCGGCCTTTCGATTACGACACTGAATCCCCTGGCGGCAAGCTTATTTAAGAGCAATCCTTCTTCTGCCATTCTGATCTTGCAGTTCCTCGTAGGATTGGGAACTTCGGCTTCGCCGCTGATGATGAACCTGGCAGGAGATGTACGCCACTGGATGTATGTTCCCGGAATTATTGTTGTTGCTGTAAGCATCCTGTTTACCGTCTTTTTATTCATCCGTCTGCCCGCAGAAACATTATTTAAACTTCCTGAACGGTTTTCCGTTCCTCGCAGGTTGTGGGCATTTTTCGGGATTATTGTTTTATATGGATGCATAGAAGGGACTTTCGGCAGCTTTGGGACGGTTATTCTTAAAAGCCGGGGGCTGGATAATGCCGGTGCCAGTCTCGGGCTTTCGTTGTTTTGGGGCGGAATTGCCGTTAACCGGTTGCTTTTCGGGATTTTTATGAGGAAATATGAACTTTCTTTGCTGTTTCTTTTATCACCGGTGGCAGTAGGGTTGATCATCGGTTTGCTGCTGTTTTTTTCCGGTGCCGGTGCCATCCTTTCGCTGATGTTCGCAGCAGGGTTTTTTATGGGAAGCCTGTTCCCGGGTGCTATCGGCTGGGGAACCGTAGAATTCCCCACGCTGTCCGTAATGGTTTCAGGCTTCCTGATGGCAGCCAACCAGATCGGGACCGGAGTCGTAACGAATGTCCTGGGCCGTTTTTCAGACCGGACTTCTTTAATCCTGCAGATCCTTATAACCCTGGCTGTTATGATCTGTGCCCTGCTTTTTGTACTGAAGAGAAATTCAAAAATAAAGGAAGCTTTCTGA